From Spirochaetota bacterium, one genomic window encodes:
- a CDS encoding RNA polymerase sigma factor RpoD/SigA encodes MPKKLKQEKPIKSNIMSAPESQTKQRKLQKKEAMLPKQKKVTKNNNETIKANFDDFTDSSISWYLEQINKIPLLTREEEDALARRARAGDQKAKEELIKANLRFVVSIAKKYQTSGISLLDLINEGNMGLIKAAERFDPDRGYHFISYAVWWIRQAILLAISQKTSLIRLPLNRTADMQKIDKVHKSLESKLGREPSPAEIAEELDMDNDEINHLRNITQDFVSLDATIGNSEDNTVLSLVEDLKVESPDKKVFDESLKEALNEVLDTLTPSEREILKLRYGLDGNEPMSLQQIGERFKLSKERIRQIEKKAIRKLRLPSRSQKLKSFLTD; translated from the coding sequence ATGCCAAAAAAACTTAAACAGGAAAAACCTATAAAATCAAATATAATGTCTGCACCTGAGAGCCAAACAAAACAACGTAAGCTTCAAAAAAAAGAAGCTATGTTACCAAAGCAGAAAAAAGTGACCAAGAATAATAATGAAACCATTAAAGCCAACTTTGATGATTTCACCGATTCTTCGATATCATGGTACTTAGAGCAAATTAATAAAATTCCTCTTTTGACACGGGAAGAAGAGGATGCACTTGCACGCCGTGCCCGTGCTGGCGACCAGAAAGCCAAAGAAGAATTAATAAAAGCCAATTTACGGTTTGTGGTGTCTATAGCTAAGAAATATCAGACCAGCGGTATTTCATTACTTGACTTAATCAATGAAGGGAATATGGGGCTCATCAAAGCAGCTGAGCGCTTTGACCCTGACAGAGGGTATCATTTTATTTCCTATGCAGTATGGTGGATCAGGCAGGCAATACTATTGGCTATTTCACAAAAAACTTCACTGATACGGCTGCCACTGAATAGAACCGCTGATATGCAAAAAATTGACAAGGTTCATAAGTCGCTTGAAAGTAAACTTGGACGTGAACCAAGCCCCGCTGAAATTGCTGAAGAACTTGATATGGACAATGATGAAATCAACCACTTGCGCAATATCACACAGGATTTTGTTTCACTGGATGCCACCATTGGCAATTCTGAAGATAATACCGTATTGAGCTTAGTTGAAGACCTTAAGGTAGAGTCACCTGACAAAAAGGTATTTGATGAATCATTGAAAGAAGCTTTGAATGAGGTGCTTGACACATTAACACCATCCGAACGCGAGATATTAAAATTGCGCTATGGCCTGGATGGAAATGAACCAATGTCATTGCAGCAGATAGGTGAACGCTTTAAGCTTTCAAAAGAACGTATACGCCAGATTGAAAAAAAAGCAATTCGTAAACTGCGGTTACCTTCCCGCAGCCAGAAATTAAAAAGCTTTTTAACGGATTGA
- a CDS encoding glycosyltransferase yields MPFFSVVIATFNRAHLVTRAVESVLTQKFTDYECIVVDDGSTDDTSRVLSHYTNKIKYIYIPHSGVSTARNRGIQQAQGEWIAFLDSDDMWLPGKLAAHYEYIQAHPNIYIHQTDELWIRNGKRVNPMKKHQKKEGHIFEDCLHLCLVSPSAVVVHRSVFERVGMFDERMPVCEDYDLWLRVAWQYYIGFIPQKLIVKFGGHSDQLSLSLWGMDRFRVYALCKLIANDGLLLPEAYYHKAVEVALQKCSVLYQGAKKRSNVALLQKVERVVRWLTVDSQSTSVYPDLVEE; encoded by the coding sequence ATGCCGTTTTTCTCGGTTGTTATTGCCACCTTTAACAGAGCGCATCTGGTTACACGGGCAGTTGAGTCAGTACTTACGCAGAAATTTACTGACTATGAATGTATTGTGGTTGATGATGGTTCAACAGATGATACTTCCCGGGTACTATCGCACTATACAAATAAAATTAAGTACATATACATACCCCATAGTGGCGTGAGCACAGCGCGTAACCGTGGTATACAGCAGGCACAGGGAGAGTGGATAGCCTTTCTTGATTCAGACGATATGTGGCTGCCTGGAAAACTTGCTGCACACTATGAATATATTCAGGCTCATCCCAATATATATATCCATCAGACTGATGAGTTATGGATAAGAAACGGCAAACGCGTCAACCCAATGAAAAAGCATCAAAAAAAAGAAGGACATATATTTGAGGATTGCCTGCATCTGTGCCTGGTGAGCCCTTCGGCAGTGGTGGTGCACCGCAGTGTGTTTGAGCGGGTGGGCATGTTTGATGAGCGTATGCCTGTATGTGAGGATTATGATCTGTGGCTGCGTGTTGCCTGGCAATACTATATTGGTTTTATTCCCCAAAAGCTTATTGTAAAATTTGGCGGACACAGCGACCAACTGTCATTATCCCTGTGGGGTATGGACCGTTTCAGAGTGTATGCACTATGCAAGCTGATTGCTAATGATGGTTTATTGCTTCCGGAAGCTTACTACCATAAAGCAGTTGAGGTTGCGCTTCAAAAATGTTCTGTGTTATATCAGGGGGCAAAAAAACGTTCCAATGTTGCATTATTGCAAAAGGTAGAGCGGGTTGTACGGTGGCTCACTGTTGATAGCCAAAGCACATCAGTGTATCCTGACCTCGTAGAAGAATAA